TAGGCGGCCACTCGCTCAGAGGCCTCGAGGATGTCGGCCAGATAGCTGCTATCTCGCCGCAGTCTCGACATCAAGCAGGTCCTCCAGAATGCTTTCAGCCACGAGTTGGCGATAGGGCTTGCGGCTGGTGCGGTGCAGGGAGTCGAAGGTGGCTAAGTCCACGCGGCGCCCTAGCTTCTCTTCCAGGTAGCAGGCCAGCTGCACGAACTCCAGCCCGAGCGGCCGGGATAGCTCCACGAGGATATCCACGTCGCTCTCCTCGGTCTGCTCTCCTCGGGCAAAGGAGCCATACAGCGCCAGCCGCACGACTCCGAACCGTTCCCGCAGGCACGGCATCTCGTCCTGAAGGGCCCGGATCATCTCCGCCTTCGAGGCCACCCGGGTCTCGGCGCTTGGCACCTCATCCCTCCATCTGCTTGCTCTGCCCCTCTGAGAGGGCCGCCACTGCGAATATACGTCACAGACCGGGAGCACGCCAGAGGCCAGACGGGGAGAGGGGGAGACGCGGAGACGGGGAGAGGGGGAGACGCGGAGACTCGTCAGTCACTGCCCTGTCTCCCCTCTCCGCGTCTCCGTGTCTCCGTGTCCCCCCCTCTCCGCGTCTCCCTGTCTCCCCTTCTCCCCGTCGTGAGGTATAATGCGCTCGGGGATGGCCTGCCATCGCTCCCGAGGAGGACACATGAACCCGAGTGGCGACTTGGCCCCTGGGGCGCCGGCCCTGGCTGCCGGTGCCTGCCGGGAGGAGCGACTGGCACAGTCG
The nucleotide sequence above comes from Anaerolineae bacterium. Encoded proteins:
- a CDS encoding nucleotidyltransferase family protein; this translates as MIRALQDEMPCLRERFGVVRLALYGSFARGEQTEESDVDILVELSRPLGLEFVQLACYLEEKLGRRVDLATFDSLHRTSRKPYRQLVAESILEDLLDVETAAR